The following proteins are encoded in a genomic region of Zingiber officinale cultivar Zhangliang unplaced genomic scaffold, Zo_v1.1 ctg126, whole genome shotgun sequence:
- the LOC122035937 gene encoding mitochondrial pyruvate carrier 4-like, whose product MASSKIQAFWNHPAGPKTIHFWAPTFKWGISIANVADFSKPPEHISYPQQFVVACTGVIWSRYSTIITPKNWNLFSVSVGMAGTGLYQLSRKIRHDYLSAEEKEPLKE is encoded by the exons ATGGCATCCTCAAAGATTCAAGCCTTTTGGAATCACCCTGCAGGACCAAAAACTA TTCATTTCTGGGCACCAACTTTTAAATGGGGTATTAGCATTGCCAACGTTGCCGACTTCTCCAAGCCACCTGAACATATCTCTTATCCTCAGCAATTTG TTGTTGCATGCACTGGTGTAATCTGGTCCCGATACAGCACGATCATCACACCG AAGAACTGGAACCTTTTTAGTGTAAGTGTCGGAATGGCCGGAACCGGGCTTTATCAGCTGTCTCGCAAAATCAG GCATGATTACTTATCTGCAGAAGAAAAAGAACCTCTCAAGGAATGA
- the LOC122035941 gene encoding uncharacterized GPI-anchored protein At4g28100-like gives MKASSVDLFCAVLFLGLGCAATAAAGDGDVPASPLPRANASQSGCQLDLSNELFGGVGDACVRGGLDRSRCCPVLAAWLFAAHARSALELPEEDESDGVDGPMMPEDNEKCAVSLQSALERRDIRLPRPNATCDTVLCFCGIHLHHIGPLRCPAAFNLSGDTVAPTAAVRRLERDCRNSSYAGCSRCLRSLDKVKKGNGGGGDGGDRAARMFAWDCELMSLTWLLARNKTAYIPTVSAVLRALLYSGLPAAGGGGGGRCSPDLENMPLAVDSLQFQHLGNDEVNSAALPTRRPVDVLLRASFSLAVVFAGVPFL, from the exons ATGAAAGCGAGTTCTGTAGATTTATTTTGCGCCGTGTTGTTTCTTGGTCTTGGGTGCGCCGCAACGGCGGCCGCCGGAGACGGGGATGTGCCGGCGTCGCCGTTGCCGAGGGCGAACGCGAGCCAGAGCGGCTGCCAGTTGGATTTGTCGAACGAGCTCTTCGGCGGGGTGGGCGACGCCTGCGTCCGAGGGGGGCTCGACAGGAGCCGGTGCTGCCCGGTGCTGGCCGCCTGGCTCTTCGCCGCGCACGCGCGGTCAGCCTTGGAGCTCCCGGAGGAGGACGAGTCGGACGGAGTCGACGGGCCGATGATGCCGGAGGACAACGAGAAGTGCGCGGTGTCTCTGCAGAGCGCGCTGGAGCGGCGAGACATCCGGTTGCCGCGGCCCAACGCCACCTGCGACACCGTGCTCTGTTTCTGCGGCATCCACCTCCACCACATCGGGCCACTCCGGTGCCCCGCGGCGTTCAATCTCAGCGGCGACACTGTCGCGCCCACCGCGGCGGTCCGGCGGCTAGAGAGGGATTGCCGGAACTCGTCCTACGCTGGGTGCTCCCGTTGCCTTCGTTCCCTCGACAAG GTGAAGAAGGGGAACGGCGGTGGGGGCGACGGCGGCGATCGGGCGGCGAGGATGTTTGCGTGGGACTGCGAGCTGATGAGCCTGACGTGGCTGCTGGCGAGGAACAAGACGGCGTACATCCCCACGGTGTCGGCCGTCCTCCGCGCCTTGCTCTACAGTGGCCTCCCGGCGGCCGGAGGCGGTGGCGGCGGAAGGTGCAGCCCGGACCTGGAGAACATGCCGCTCGCCGTCGACTCCCTCCAATTTCAGCACTTGGGTAACGACGAGGTTAACTCCGCGGCGCTCCCTACTCGTAGGCCCGTTGACGTCCTCTTACGCGCTTCATTTTCTCTGGCCGTTGTCTtcgctggagttccctttctctAG